AGAAAATCTTCATACACCAAGGGTTCCACGTCCACGTGGCCGGCTGCGATCAGTGCCTGCAGTGTGCGTGGCTGATCGGTCTGGCCGCGTGCCGCCAGGCCCTTTTGCGTGGTGAAGTAGCGGAAGTAGGCCAGGCCCTGTTCGCGCATCTGCGTGTGGTTATCCGGGAAGGCCTGGAAGTGATGCTCCATCAATTGCATATAGCGCGTGGCGTTGCCTTCATTGGGGAAGGCGCCCAGTGCATCGCGAGCGGCGTTCAGCAGTTGGTCGTAGAGGGCGCGGCCCTTGGGGGTGAGGGCGACGCCGCGTTGTTCGATTTCGCCGAAGCGCGCACTGTGGCTGCCCTGGGCGTCGGTGAAGGCGATGGGCTCGTCGAGGGCCTTGAAGCTGGTCTGGCGCAGCAGGATCGGGCAATGGCGGCGGGGTGGCCCCTCGATTACGGCCTTGGGGGTGATGCCTTTGCCGGGCATGGCGGCCTGCACCTGGTCGATGTCCAGGGTGCGTGGCGTCAGGTGGTTGATATGCGGGCCCTTGAAGGCCACCACGTCGGCGATCAGGCGGTGCTGGTCGCTGAGCTGCTGGTACTGCGCGCCGGTGACGGTGGCGGTGTGATGCCAGCGAAAGGTTTCCAGGGCCTGGCGGATAAATTCCTCGGCATCCTGGGCGTCAAGGCCGTGGTCCTTTTCCGCTTTTTCGATCAGTGCAAGCGCGCCCGGGGTGAAGATCGAGCGCTTGGCCAAGGCGGTTTCGGCGAAGGCGCGTAGCTCCGGGTTTTCGATCAGTTCCAGACGCAGCAATGAGGTGAACACGCGAAACGGGCTGGTTTGCAGCGAGCGCTCATGCACGGCGCGAAAGGCGGTGGAATGCACCGGCACACCGGCCGGGGTCAGGTCGTAGTAGCCCACTGGTTGCATGCCCATCACCGCAAACAGGCGGCTGATGGTCGACAGTTCTGCAGCCGTGCCCAGGCGGATGGCGCCATGGCGTTCCATGTCCAGGCGCTGGATTTCGCCGGTGCGCTGCAGCTGTCGCGCCAGGGCAGGTTCAGCCTCGAGTACGCGGGTGTTGGTCTCGGCCACCAACTCCATCAGCGCGCCATACAACGGAACTTCATCTCGGTACATGTCGGACATGGCCTTGGAAAAGCCCTTGCGGATCTCATCGGGGCTGACATGTGCGGTGGTGTGCATAGAAAAATTCCTGATGGCTGGGGCGGTGATGGTGGCCTCTTTGCGGATTTTGTTGAGCGCCAGGCCAGCTTGCAAACGAAGATTCCTCTGGACTTCATTCTGCAAATGAATGAGATGACCTGAATATGACAAAAATCAGCCATCTGGAAATTTCATTTTTCGGGGTTTTTCCTAACTAATTCTTCACGGAGCAAGCCCCGGTCGGCATGAAAGAATCGTCACGTTCGCAAGGATGAAAACGTCGTTTCGCAGATCGCACACATAAAAATATGTTTAGGGGCCGTCGTTAATGAAAATTTCTACACTGGCGTTGTCAATCACCGCCGCCGTTCTTGCACAACAGGTTTACGCGGATGATTTTGGGCTCGGCGCTCTGGGCACGGGCAATGGTCACAGCGGTTTCCTTGAAGACAGCCATGCGGCTATCAGCTCGCGGACCATGTACTACAGCGCGGATAACCGCTCGGGGACCAACAACGATCTGCGCGAAGCCGCCACAGCGCTGCGTTTTGACTACAAGTCCGGCTACACCCAGGGCACTCTGGGCGTCGGTTTCGATGTCATGGCCTTCGGCGCCCTGCGCCTGGACGGTGGCGATGGCCACGCCGCGGGCCCTGGCCTGTCGGGCAACGGCAACAGCTTCTTTCCGACCAAGAACAACGGCACCGAACCTGCCGACTCCTTCGGGCGTGCAGCGGGCAACGTGAAATTCCGTATTTCCCAGACCGAGTTGCACGTGGGCGGTGGCTTGGCGCCGGTGTTGCCGATCCTGGTGTCCAACGACAGCCGCGTGGCGCCGCAGACCTTTGACGGTGGTATCCTCACCTCGAACGACATTCCCAACGTCACCTTCACCGGGGGTGAGCTGAACCGCGCCGAAGGCCGTGCCTCCAGCAACTCCACAGGGTTGAGCGTGGCCGGTGGCCTGCGTGACAGTGACAGCTTCAAGTTTGGTGGTGTGGACTACAAACCGTTTGGTTCTTCCGACAACGTGATCGCGAAAAACCTGACGTTGCAGTACTACTACGCCCAACTGCAAGACTTCTACAAACAGAACTACTTCGGCCTGGTCCACGTGCTGCCGCTGGGTAATGACCAGTCGTTCAAGACTGATCTGCGCTACTTCGACAGCTCCAGCGACGGCAAGAACGGTGAGAGCGGCTACCAGTTCAACAACAACGGCGGCTACGCCAAGCACGCCAACGAAGTGGACAACAAGACCTACAGTGCGGCCTTCACCTATCAGTTGGGTGGCAGTAGCCTGATGCTCGGCCACATCGGCGTGGGTGACGACGGCGGCTTTGTATGGGTGAATCAGGGCAGCCTGGCCGACCCGCATGCACAAGGCGCCGGCGGCAGCGACTTCTACCTGTTCACCGACGCCGTGGTCGGCCAGTTCTCCCGCGCGGGCGAGCAGGTCAATTTTGGCCAGTATTCGTATGACTTCAAGGCCTACGTCCCTGGCCTGAAGGCATCCGTGGCGTACCTGGATGGTTCGGACATCAAGTCGAAGGTGGCCGGCGGCCCTGACCAGAAAGAAAACGAAACCGACTTCCGTCTGGACTATGTAGTACAGGCCGGCCCTCTGAAGGGCTTCGGTACCACCTTGCGTACCGGTACCTACCACGGCAAAAACACCGGCACTGCCGATCAGGATCAAACCCGCCTGATCTTCAACTACACGTACGCCATCTTCTAAGTCTTCATGTGCAACGGGGCGCCATTGGGTTCTACACTGCTCGTCACCTGACAGGCGATGGAGGACCCAATGACGGCCACGCCCGACAACCGAATTCTTGAAACAATCGAAGGCCAGCGCCTGGCGACCCAAGGTGCCGAGCGCTGGCGCGAGTGGGGCCCCTATTTAAGTGAACGCCAATGGGGCACGGTGCGCGAAGACTACAGCGCCGATGGCGATGCCTGGGCTTACTTCCCGCATGAACATGCGCGCAGCCGCGCCTACCGCTGGGGCGAAGACGGTCTGGCCGGTTTCAGCGACAAGGCGCAACGCTGGTGCCTGGGCCTGGCCCTGTGGAACGAGCGCGATGCAATCATCAAGGAACGCCTGTTCGGCCTGAACAACGCCGAGGGCAACCACGGTGAGGACGTCAAGGAACTGTACTTTTTCGTCGACGGCGTACCGAGCCATGCCTACATGCGCATGCTCTACAAATACCCGCACGCGGCTTTTCCCTACACCGACCTGATCGCCGAAAATGCGCGACGCGGGCTGGGCGATGCCGAGTATGAAATCCTCGACACCGGTGTGTTTGAAGACAACCGCTATTGCGATGTCACTGTCGAATATGCCAAGCACCAGCCCGACGAGATCTTTATGCGCGTGACCGTGCACAATCGCTCGGATCAGCCGACGCGTCTGCAGCTGTTGCCGCAGCTGTGGGCGCGCAATGACTGGAGCTGGACCCATGACGCGCCCAAGCCGCAGTTGACGCTGGAGGGCGGGCGGGTGCTGGCGCGGCATCATGAGCTGGACGATCGGCATCTCAGCGCCTGGGGCCAAGATGGCGTGGAATGGCTGTTCTGCGAGAACGAAAGCAACTTTCCGTTGCTGGACGGCAACCCGGCGCCGGGGCCGTTCAAGGATGGGATCAACGATTACCTGGTGCAAGGCGCGGATACTGCGATTCGCCGCGACGCCGGCACCAAGGTCGCTGCGCGTTTCATCCTCGACCTGGCGGGCCTCGAAAGCCAAACCGTGTATGTGCGTTTTGCGCCCGTGACGGCGCCCGAAGTCAATGCGCGCAAGGTGTTCGAGCAACGTCGCCAGGAGGCGGATGACTTTTACGCCGCCCTGCAACATGGCTTGAAAGACGAGGATGCGCGCAATGTGCAGCGTCAGGCGTTGGCCGGGTTGCTGTGGTCCAAGCAGCTCTACTATTTTGACGTGAACCAGTGGCTCGACGGCGACCCGGCCCAACCCGCGCCGCCGCCTGAACGCCTGCACATCCGCAATACCCATTGGCGGCATTTGTCCAACTTCGACATCCTCTCCATGCCCGACACCTGGGAATACCCGTGGTACGCCTCTTGGGACCAGGGCTTTCAGGCCGTGGCCTTCGCGTTGATCGACCCCGGGTATGCCAAGCAACAGTTGTTGCTGCTGGTGAAGGACCGATTCATGCACCCCAACGGCCAGTTGCCGGCCTATGAGTGGCGTTTCGACGACGCCAACCCACCGGTGCATGCCTGGGCCAGCTGGCGGGTGTATCAGCAGGACAAGGCACTGACCGGTGTAGGCGATATGGATTTTCTTGAGAGAATCTTCCATAAGCTGCTGCTGAATTTTTCCTGGTGGGTCAACCGCAAGGATGCCGAAGGGCGCAACCTGTTCCAGGGCGGCTTCCTGGGCCTGGACAATATTGCCTTGTTCGACCGCTCGGCCACCCTGCCGCCGGGTTATCAACTGGATCAGGCCGACGGCACCGCGTGGGTCGCGGCGTATGCGCTGGACCTGATGCGTATCGGGCTGGAGTTGGCCAAACGTAATGCGGTCTACGTTGATATTGCCGTGAAATTTTTCGAGCACTTCCTGTATATCGCCGGCGCAATCAACCGTGTCGATGAGAGTGCCGAAGGCTTGTGGGATGAGCAGGACCTGTTTTTCTACGATGTACTGCACCGTCCCGACGGCCAGAACGAACCGGTGCGCCTGCGCTCCATCGTCGGGCTGATGCCGCTGTTTGCGGTGCTGGTGCTGGAACAGCGCGAGCATGAGGGCCTGGAGGGGTTGCGTGAGCGCCTGCTGGGGTTCATGCACCACCGGCCGGACCTGGCCAAGTTGGTGTCGCGCTGGAACGAACCCGGGCAGGGCAACCGCCTGCTGCTGGCGTTGCTGCGCGGTGAGCGCACCAAGGACTTGCTGCGGCGCATGCTCGATGACAGCGAGTTTCTCTCGGCGTTTGGCGTGCGCTCCTTGTCCAAAGCCTTCGCCGAGGAGCCACTGGCGCTGAAGATGAACGGCGACACCTTGTGCGCACGCTACCAGCCCGGCGAATCCGACTCGCGCTTGTACGGCGGCAACTCCAATTGGCGCGGGCCATTGTGGATGCCGGTGAACTACATGCTGATCGAGTCCCTGCGCGAATTTCACCGCTACTACGCGGACAACTTCTCGGTGGAGTACCCGACTGGCAGTGGATACCTGTCATCCCTGCAGGAAGTGGCCGACAGCCTGAGCCAGCGCCTGACCGGTTTGTTCCTGCGTGATGAAAATGGAGTGCGGCCTTCGATGGCGGGGTATGCGCAGTTGGAGGCCGACCCGGCCAGCCGCGATTTAGTGTTGTTCCATGAGTATTTCCATGGCGAGACCGGGCGAGGGCTGGGGGCTTCGCACCAGACGGGGTGGAGTGCGTTGGTGGCGTTGCTGCTGCAGCCCAAAACCTAAGCACAATCACCTGATGTGGGCGCTTGCTTGCCGGCGATAGGGGTCGATCAGCCAACTTTGATGCAGGCAGGGCCGACGTCATCGCAGGCAAGCCAGCTCCCACATTGATGCTGCGTTGATTTCGAAATTGTCGGCAAAAAAATCCCGCCTGAAAAGGCGGGATCGGAATTCAGGGTTACCCGTGAATCAGGAAGGGAACAGCTCGCTCAGCTTCATGGCCAGCATCATGTCGCCTTCGGTGCGCAGCTTGCCGCTCATGAAAGCCTGCATGCCGTCGGTCTCGCCGCTGACGATGCCTTCCATGGTTTCGCCGTCGGTGACCAGGGTCACTTGGGCGTCCGGGTTTTCGCCTTCCAGCAGTTCGCAGGTGTTGTTCTTGACCACCAGCGAGAAATTCTGGGTGTCGTCGATACGGAAACCGAATACCAGGTCCAGACCGTCGGCAGCGGCTGGGTTGAATTTGGCTTTCATTGCTTCTACAGCTTTGGCTACTTCAGTCATGGTTTCGATCCTTTAGGGTTGAGTCCAGTGACCTTTGGGTCACGGTTGGCCGCAGCTCATCGGAACGTGATGAGCTGCGGCGCCTTCAACAGTTGCAAGTGGGTATGGCTGTTGAAGGAAGCCAGTGCCACCTCGCGACCGCGGAATTTCAGCTGGTTGAGCGAGGTGTTAACAATTTGCCAGTTCAGTTCGAAAGCCTGCGCGGCAGGCATCCGGGTAATCAGGTGGAGCAGGGCGGTGATGGTGCCGCCGGAGGTGAATACGGCGATTTTCTGCGCGTTGTCCGCCGCTTCAAGAATACGTTGCAGGCCGCCCTGGACCCGTTCCACGAACCCCAGCCAGCTTTCCAGCCCCGGCGGGTCATAAGTGCCCGCCAGCCAGCGTTCGATGATCAACGCGAAGATGCGCTGGAACTCGCTGCGGTTTTGCGCGGCGTTGCGCAGGATATCCAGGGCATGCGGCTCGGTGGTGAGCAGGTCGGGGAGCAGGGCGCGGATGATCGCTTCGGCGTCGAATTCGTTGAACGCTGTGTCGATTTCCAATGGCGGAACTGCTAGCCCGAGGGCGCTGTACTGATCGAACGTGGTCGTGGCGGTGTGCTGCTGGCGACGCAAATCGCCCGAGACACAGCGGTCGAACGAGAGGCCCATGTCCGCCAGGTGGCGGCCGAGCACTTGCGCCTGTTCCACACCGATGGGCGACAGGACGTCATAGTCGTCTGCACCGAAGGAGGCCTGGCCATGTCGAATCAGATAAATGCTGCCCACGTCCGTTTCCCGGTACGTTGAAGGTCTGGCGAGGTTATGAGGATGCCGAAGAGCTGTCAATGAAAAAACATACGCTTGTTTTAAAAGCGCGTTGGAGACGCGCTGCTGGCGGTTTGATCACTGGCCCGAACGCAGTGCCGCCGGTATGCTGGGGCAATCCGCGCGTGGCGCACTGCACTTGTAAGGAGCAACATGGATTTTCTGGCTGAATACGCAAGCTTTTTGGCGAAGACCGTGACCCTGGTGGTCGCCATCCTGGTGGTGTTGATCAGTTTCGCCGCATTGCGCAGCAAAGGCCGTCGCAAATCCGCCGGGCAGTTGCAGGTCAGCAAGCTCAATGATTTCTACAAGGGGCTGCGTGAGCGCCTCGAGTCGAGTTTGCTCGACAAGGACCAGCTCAAGGCCCTGCGCAAATCCGAAAGCAAGACCGAGAAAAAGAACGGCAAAAAAGAAGCCGGAGGCCAAGCCGCGGGTGTTTGTGCTGGACTTCGATGGCGACATCAAAGCCTCGGCCACCGAGAGCCTGCGTCATGAAATCACCGCCTTGCTGAGCCTGGCCACACCCAAGGATGAAGTGGTGCTGCGCCTGGAAAGCGGCGGCGGCATGGTGCACAGCTATGGCCTGGCCTCGTCGCAACTGGCGCGTATCCGTCAGGCGGGCGTGCCGTTGACCGTATGCATCGACAAGGTGGCGGCCAGCGGCGGCTACATGATGGCGTGCATCGGCGAGAAAATTATCAGCGCACCGTTTGCCATCCTGGGTTCGATTGGCGTGGTGGCGCAGTTGCCCAACGTCAACCGTCTGCTGAAAAAGCACGATATCGACTTTGAAGTGCTGACCGCCGGTGAATACAAACGCACCCTCACGGTGTTTGGCGAAAACACCGAGAAGGGC
The genomic region above belongs to Pseudomonas poae and contains:
- a CDS encoding VOC family protein, which codes for MHTTAHVSPDEIRKGFSKAMSDMYRDEVPLYGALMELVAETNTRVLEAEPALARQLQRTGEIQRLDMERHGAIRLGTAAELSTISRLFAVMGMQPVGYYDLTPAGVPVHSTAFRAVHERSLQTSPFRVFTSLLRLELIENPELRAFAETALAKRSIFTPGALALIEKAEKDHGLDAQDAEEFIRQALETFRWHHTATVTGAQYQQLSDQHRLIADVVAFKGPHINHLTPRTLDIDQVQAAMPGKGITPKAVIEGPPRRHCPILLRQTSFKALDEPIAFTDAQGSHSARFGEIEQRGVALTPKGRALYDQLLNAARDALGAFPNEGNATRYMQLMEHHFQAFPDNHTQMREQGLAYFRYFTTQKGLAARGQTDQPRTLQALIAAGHVDVEPLVYEDFLPVSAAGIFQSNLGDAAQSHYAANSNQAEFEQALGRQTIDELKLYDETQQRSMDECIKTLLV
- a CDS encoding OprD family outer membrane porin, whose translation is MKISTLALSITAAVLAQQVYADDFGLGALGTGNGHSGFLEDSHAAISSRTMYYSADNRSGTNNDLREAATALRFDYKSGYTQGTLGVGFDVMAFGALRLDGGDGHAAGPGLSGNGNSFFPTKNNGTEPADSFGRAAGNVKFRISQTELHVGGGLAPVLPILVSNDSRVAPQTFDGGILTSNDIPNVTFTGGELNRAEGRASSNSTGLSVAGGLRDSDSFKFGGVDYKPFGSSDNVIAKNLTLQYYYAQLQDFYKQNYFGLVHVLPLGNDQSFKTDLRYFDSSSDGKNGESGYQFNNNGGYAKHANEVDNKTYSAAFTYQLGGSSLMLGHIGVGDDGGFVWVNQGSLADPHAQGAGGSDFYLFTDAVVGQFSRAGEQVNFGQYSYDFKAYVPGLKASVAYLDGSDIKSKVAGGPDQKENETDFRLDYVVQAGPLKGFGTTLRTGTYHGKNTGTADQDQTRLIFNYTYAIF
- a CDS encoding glucosidase; translation: MTATPDNRILETIEGQRLATQGAERWREWGPYLSERQWGTVREDYSADGDAWAYFPHEHARSRAYRWGEDGLAGFSDKAQRWCLGLALWNERDAIIKERLFGLNNAEGNHGEDVKELYFFVDGVPSHAYMRMLYKYPHAAFPYTDLIAENARRGLGDAEYEILDTGVFEDNRYCDVTVEYAKHQPDEIFMRVTVHNRSDQPTRLQLLPQLWARNDWSWTHDAPKPQLTLEGGRVLARHHELDDRHLSAWGQDGVEWLFCENESNFPLLDGNPAPGPFKDGINDYLVQGADTAIRRDAGTKVAARFILDLAGLESQTVYVRFAPVTAPEVNARKVFEQRRQEADDFYAALQHGLKDEDARNVQRQALAGLLWSKQLYYFDVNQWLDGDPAQPAPPPERLHIRNTHWRHLSNFDILSMPDTWEYPWYASWDQGFQAVAFALIDPGYAKQQLLLLVKDRFMHPNGQLPAYEWRFDDANPPVHAWASWRVYQQDKALTGVGDMDFLERIFHKLLLNFSWWVNRKDAEGRNLFQGGFLGLDNIALFDRSATLPPGYQLDQADGTAWVAAYALDLMRIGLELAKRNAVYVDIAVKFFEHFLYIAGAINRVDESAEGLWDEQDLFFYDVLHRPDGQNEPVRLRSIVGLMPLFAVLVLEQREHEGLEGLRERLLGFMHHRPDLAKLVSRWNEPGQGNRLLLALLRGERTKDLLRRMLDDSEFLSAFGVRSLSKAFAEEPLALKMNGDTLCARYQPGESDSRLYGGNSNWRGPLWMPVNYMLIESLREFHRYYADNFSVEYPTGSGYLSSLQEVADSLSQRLTGLFLRDENGVRPSMAGYAQLEADPASRDLVLFHEYFHGETGRGLGASHQTGWSALVALLLQPKT
- a CDS encoding SCP2 sterol-binding domain-containing protein, which translates into the protein MTEVAKAVEAMKAKFNPAAADGLDLVFGFRIDDTQNFSLVVKNNTCELLEGENPDAQVTLVTDGETMEGIVSGETDGMQAFMSGKLRTEGDMMLAMKLSELFPS
- a CDS encoding histidine phosphatase family protein — protein: MGSIYLIRHGQASFGADDYDVLSPIGVEQAQVLGRHLADMGLSFDRCVSGDLRRQQHTATTTFDQYSALGLAVPPLEIDTAFNEFDAEAIIRALLPDLLTTEPHALDILRNAAQNRSEFQRIFALIIERWLAGTYDPPGLESWLGFVERVQGGLQRILEAADNAQKIAVFTSGGTITALLHLITRMPAAQAFELNWQIVNTSLNQLKFRGREVALASFNSHTHLQLLKAPQLITFR